A region from the Plasmodium berghei ANKA genome assembly, chromosome: 9 genome encodes:
- a CDS encoding tudor staphylococcal nuclease, putative produces the protein MERLIGVVKQVISADTYVLLGPKKNGIAQERQVSLACIQCPKLYVKSQTLEKNEEPFAWESRELIRKMIIGKNVSFTLEYVYNNRQYCSVYFEDTNLSILLLEKGYANLVFNKNVKTNVYADLEPYYLEAQNKNLGIFGNNINNFVRNIININNDKNENKKIYDTLVNKKVHCVIEHVRDGGHLRVYAQLEKNENKDEGNKKNNVKNESKKNGKGGKGAKKKHEDNTINQTGEKYLTMYYFSISLCGIIVDMYKKEVINNVETIKEETYATETKKFVEYRLLNRDVEIEIKHIDNNLNLYGNIYYKLGNICLLLLKNGYAYINDYTIKYVENPLEYKKALDEAVKLRKKKWINYSEKEVDFEKEYITTVIEVLYGDIIIVDYKNEERRLYLSSIKCEKHNSDIHLNTLSLLAKDYLKKKIVGEQVKIVTECVKTPQSNNEGYIPPCSDNKGRMHFVSVYQIKKKQVDKKGNVPISNKINSEIADKDNSGKKKKGKKSNNNTKDDKKNESENMDQENYNEISLNEELVAEGLAKVVNYVQENEKPNYYFNLQALEKESEKKKLGRFNPHLDIIKINNISGSENALRARSFENTLNKYNNLNAYVDYIYGANKYKIYIPSQNLMINFILLGVNIQKINLKEIGNENVNKNGNIENAKREDDYVVGDAGKKNKKKEKSEYKDIAIQAYKYVRKLLMQRAVQICIITCDKGGNFIGTLKYQNKDIAQHLLSLGYGMLNDIGLKNITERSNYIKATEEAKNNKRNIWAIEIVNENTENSPINGDKAKLSEFDNIYYCSYVDDINNICLQLKNKQDQLKKFQEDINKKSYIESIPEISINNINKNTLVLAKYIDNYYYRAVILQINKSKNKCIVKYIDFGNEDEISFADIKKLTPEYSLKNYHQFAIKVALSGLKMPEDNKPDLMIYIKQLLLDKFLYVKFEKKTENIYHVVFYDYEQFTTNKNVKSVNEEMANQGICYVDNFSDTKIFEKLKKEELQSKKNKLGIWSYGDINYDDNYA, from the exons atGGAAAGACTCATTGGTGTAGTAAAGCAGGTTATATCCGCGGATACGTACGTTTTATTAGGGCCTAAAAAAA ATGGCATTGCTCAGGAAAGGCAAGTAAGTCTAGCATGCATACAGTGCCCAAAATTGTACGTAAAAAGCCAAACcttggaaaaaaatgaagaaccATTTGCATGGGAAAGTAGAGAACTTATCagaaaaatgataataggGAAAAATGTATCATTCACATTagaatatgtatataataatcgCCAATATTGTAGTGTTTATTTTGAGGATACAAATTTGTcgatattattattagaaaaagGATATGCAAATTTagtttttaataaaaatgtaaaaacgAATGTATATGCAGATTTAGAACCATATTATTTAGAGGCccaaaacaaaaatttagGCATATTTGGCAATAacattaataattttgttagaaatataattaatattaataatgacaaaaatgaaaataagaaaatttaTGATACGTTGGTTAATAAGAAAGTTCATTGTGTGATTGAGCATGTGAGGGATGGAGGTCATTTGAGGGTTTATGCCcaattggaaaaaaatgaaaataaagacGAAGGAaacaagaaaaataatgttaaaaatgaaagtaaaaaaaatggcaAAGGAGGGAAAggagcaaaaaaaaaacatgaaGATAATACTATTAATCAAACTggagaaaaatatttgacaatgtattatttttcaatatctCTTTGTGGTATTATAGTAGATATGTACAAAAAGGaagtaataaataatgttgAAACAATAAAAGAAGAAACATATGCAActgaaacaaaaaaatttgtaGAATATAGATTATTAAACAGAGATGTagaaatagaaataaaacatattgataacaatttaaatttatatggaaatatatattataaattaggtaatatatgtttattattattaaaaaatggatatgCTTATATTAATGACTATACCATAAAATATGTCGAAAATCCTttagaatataaaaaggcACTTGATGAAGCAGTAAAActaaggaaaaaaaaatggataaatTATTCTGAAAAAGAAGTAGATTttgaaaaagaatatattacAACAGTTATAGAAGTATTATATGgtgatattattattgtagattataaaaatgaagaaagaAGATTATATTTAAGTTCGATAAAGTGTGAAAAACATAATTCGGATATCCATTTAAATACATTATCTTTATTAGCAAAagattatttaaaaaaaaaaatagttggTGAACAAGTGAAAATTGTAACTGAGTGTGTAAAAACACCACAAAGCAATAACGAGGGTTATATACCACCATGTTCTGATAATAAAGGAAGGATGCATTTTGTCAGTGTTTATcaaattaagaaaaaacaaGTTGATAAAAAGGGAAATGTACCAATATCGAATAAGATAAATTCTGAAATTGCGGATAAAGATAATTCtgggaaaaaaaagaaaggaaaaaagagtaataacaatacaaaagatgacaaaaaaaacgaatCTGAAAATATGGAtcaagaaaattataacgAAATTAGTCTCAATGAAGAATTGGTTGCAGAAGGTTTAGCAAAAGTGGTAAATTATGTacaagaaaatgaaaaaccAAACTACTATTTCAATTTACAAGCACTAGAAAAAGaatctgaaaaaaaaaaattaggaAGATTTAATCCACATTtagatattataaaaataaataatataagtgGTAGTGAAAATGCCCTAAGAGCAAGATCATTTGAAAAtacattaaataaatataataatttaaatgcatatgttgattatatatatggagcaaataaatataaaatttacatTCCTTCtcaaaatttaatgataaACTTTATCTTATTAGGTgtaaatattcaaaaaattaatttgaaAGAAATAGGAAatgaaaatgtaaataaaaatggaaacaTCGAAAATGCAAAGAGAGAGGATGATTATGTTGTTGGAGATGccggaaaaaaaaataagaagaaagaaaaaagcgAATATAAAGATATTGCCATACaagcatataaatatgtgaGAAAACTTTTAATGCAAAGAGCAGTgcaaatatgtattatcaCATGTGATAAAGGTGGTAATTTTATTGGAACGttaaaatatcaaaataaagatatagCACAACATTTATTATCTTTAGGATATGGTATGCTAAATGATATTGgattgaaaaatattactgAGAGAtctaattatattaaagcAACTGAAGAAgctaaaaataataaaagaaatatatggGCTATTGAAATAGTAAATGAAAATACCGAAAACAGTCCAATAAACGGAGATAAAGCAAAACTCTCTGAATTTgataacatatattattgttcaTATGTagatgatataaataatatttgtttacaactaaaaaataaacaagatcaacttaaaaaatttcaagaagatataaataaaaaaagctACATAGAAAGTATACCAGAAATttctattaataatataaataaaaatactttaGTATTAgctaaatatattgataattattattaccgAGCTGTGATacttcaaataaataaatcaaaaaacaaatgtattgtaaaatatatagatttTGGTAATGAAGATGAAATAAGTTTTGcagatattaaaaaattaaccCCAGAATAtagtttaaaaaattatcatcaATTTGCTATTAAGGTTGCATTATCGGGTTTAAAAATGCCAGAAGACAACAAGCCAGatttaatgatatatattaaacaaCTTTTATTagataaatttttatatgttaaatttgaaaagaaaacagaaaatatatatcatgttgttttttatgattatgAGCAATTTAccacaaataaaaatgtgaaaagTGTTAACGAAGAAATGGCAAATCAAGGAATTTGTTATGTTGATAATTTCAGTGATACcaaaatttttgaaaaattaaaaaaagaagaattacaatcaaaaaaaaataaacttgGCATATGGTCTTATGGAGACATAAATTACGATGACAATTATGCATAA